The following is a genomic window from Miltoncostaea oceani.
TCGGTGCCGACGGGGAGGGCGAGCGCCTGCGCGCCCTGGGCGGCGGCGTGCGCGGCGAGCCCCTCGGGGGGTTCGAGCTGGTCGTCGGTGTTGGCGATGTAGAGGACCGGCTTCGCGGTGAGGAGGCCCATGTCGAGGGCGATCGCGAGGGCGTCGTCGTCGCCGACGAGGCGTGCGGGGCGGCCGGCGTCGAGGGCCTCGGCGATGCGCTCGAGGGCGGGGAGCTCGGCGACGGCCCCCTTCTCGCCGGCGCGTGCCCCCTTGCGGACCTTGTCGAGGCGGCGTTCGACCTGCTCGCGGTCGGCGATGGCGAGCTCGAGGTCGACGGCCTCGGCGTCGGCGACGGGGTCGACGCGTTCCTCGGGGTGGGGGACCTCGGCGTTCGCGAAGGCCCGGACGACGTGGAGGAGGGCGTCGGCCTGGCGGAGCTGCCCGAGGGCGGCGCCCCCGAGGCCCTCGCCCTGCCCGGCGCCGGCGGCGAGGCCGGCGATGTCGACGAGCTGCACCTGGGCGGGGACGCGGCGCGGGATGTCCTGGGCGTCGGCGATCGCCTGGAGGCGCGGGTCGGGGACATCCGCCATCGCCCGCGCCGGTTCACGGGTCGTGAACGGGTACGGCGCGATCTCGGCGTCCGCTCCGGTGACGAGGGCGAAGAGCGCCGTCTTGCCGGCGTTGGCCCTGCCGACGAGTCCGAGGTCCATCTAGTGCCCCGTGGGGAGGGGGGTCAGGATCCCCCGAAACCGACGCGGCCGGGCGCCTCGCCCGGCGGGAGCCGCACGTAGACGAGCTCGCCCTGGTCGACCCAGAACGTCCCCTCGTCGGATTCGATCGCGCGCCAGGCGGGGCCCTTGCCCGCCGCCAGGTCGCTCGTGAACCCCTCGGCCACCTCGGCGTCAACCGTCAGCTTGAGGACGGTGCCGCCTTCGAATCCCAGTTCCAGCCGTCGTGTCGCCATGGCCGGGGAGTCTACCCGGCGGCGCCGTGGCCGGCCTGCACCAGCTCGGTGAGGACGCCGAGGGTGGAGCGGGGGTGGACGAAGCCGACGACGTGCCCGCCGAGGCCGCGCCGGCCGGCGGTGTCGATGACCTCGGCGCCGCGGGCGGCGAGGTCGGCGAGGGCGGCGTCGACGTCGGGGACCTCGAACGCGACGTGGTGGAACCCGGGGCCGCGGCTCGCGAGGAACCGGGCGATCGCGCCCTCGGGGTCGAGGGGCCGGATCAGCTCGACCGCCCCGCCGGACCCGCCGTCGGCGAGGAGCGCCTCGACGCCCTGGGCCTCCATCACCTCGCGGACGACGACGGTGAGGGGGAACGCCCGCGACATCTCGGCGAGGGCGGCGTCGAGGTCGGCGACGACATAGCCGACGTGGTGGATGGGGCCGAGCCCCGGGATCGGGTTCACGGGACGGGCACCAGCCTCGGGTTGGGGCGTTCCTCGCGGCCGACCTTCGCGCAGGGGACGCCGTCGACGCGGACGACGTCGGCGGTGAAGTCGTTCGGGCCGCGGAGCAGGGAGCTGCCGACGCCGTAGGCGTCGACGGGGACGCCGGCCTCCTCGAAGGCGCGGATGCGCGGAGCGTCGAAGCCCCCGGACGCGACGATGCGGACGGCGTCGTGGCCGGCGTTGTCGAGGGCCCGGCGGACCTTCCAGACGAGCTCGGGAACGACGCCGGTGGGGCGGAAGCGGCCCATCTCGTGCCAGAGGGAGCGGTCGACCATCGTGTTCGAGGTGTCGAGGCGGACGCCCCACAACCGTGGGCCGAGCGCGTCGGCGACCTCGAGGGCCGTCCGGACGGAGTCGTTCTCGAAGTCGACGAGGACGGTGACGTGGAGGTGCTCGGCGAAGCGGTCGGCGAACTTGCGCGCGGCGAGCACGGTGTCGCCCGCGTACGCGGCGATGAGGCCGTGGGGGACGGTGCCCATGCCCTTGCCGCCCCACCACGACGCCTGGGCGTCGGTCGACACGCCGATGGCGCCGGCGACGTGCGCCGCCCACCCGTCGCCGGTCTGGACCTGCCAGTGGTCGAAGCGGGCGGGGAAGTAGAGGATCGGCTTGCCGCCGGCGGCGGCGACGACGTCGCGGACGTTGCGGCTGATGAGGGTGCGGCGGGCGAGCACGCCGAGGTAGAGCGTCTCGAGCGACGCGAACAGGCTGTAGTCGCCGCGGATGGTGAGGACCGGCTCCCACGGCTCGATCTCGTCGCCGTCGTGGAGCGCCATCACCTCGAGGCGGTCCCAGCCGTCCTCCCATGCGCCGTCGGGGCGCCGGCGCCCCGAGCAGAGCTTCAGGATCGCGATGGCCTCGTCGACGCCGCCGAGCACGGACCGCTCGCGCTGGAACACCTGGACGAGCACGTCGGGGTGGTGGTCGTCGGCCTCGAGCACCGCGCGGGTGAACGTGAAGTACGCGTCGCTGTAGTAGCCGTCGCGCATCTTCGTGACGGGGAGCTGGAACGTCTCGGGCGGCAGGCGGACGCCCCGCGCGGTGGTCACCGGGGGGGCTCCTCGTCGCCGGGCAGCGTCAGCGGCCGCGTCGACCACAGGAACCCGACGGCCAGCATGGCGAGGGCGGCGATGGCGATGGCGATCACCCCGAGCCAGATGCCGACGCCGGAGTCGTCCGACGACGACGAGGAGGAGGACGACGTGGACCCCCCGGTGGCGGGGGCGGCGCCCTCCGCCGCGATCGTGACGCGCGCCGCGGGGCCCGGGTCGCCGGGGCCGCTCTCGACGGCGCCCTCGGTCTCCGGCGGCCCGGTCCAGGGCTTCACCTGGCCGTCGGCGTACGTCTGGCGGGCGGGCCACACGGCCTCGCCCTCGCCGAAGGCGGTGCCGAGGAACGTGAAGTCGGCGTAGCGCTCGGGCGGGATGCTCCCGCCGCCCCACACGATGGAGCGGATCCGCCCGTCGGCCCCGCGGATCGGCGTCACGTCCCAGCCGCGCGGGGGCTCCCCGAGGCTGTAGACGGTGACCTGCTCGGGCACGTCGAGCCGGACCCGCGTCGTCGGCAGGTCGCGCTCGGAGGGGACGCGGGCGGTGAACTCGGTCGCCTCGCCCTGGGTGACGGTGGTCGGGAGCACGTCGACGTGGGCGGCGGCGGGGGCGGCGACGGCGAGGAGCGCGGCCGTCGCGAGGAGTGCCCGCACGAGGCGGCTCACGGGCGCAGGGAGTCGGTGAGGGCGTCGAGCATGGCGACGTACATTAGTGCCTGGACGCGCTCGCTCAGCGCGATGCGGTACGTGAACGCCATCGGCCCCGCGGCGTCCGACTCGAGGCTGATGCGGGTCCCGTCGGGCTCGGGGGAGAGGATCGTGGTGGTCCGCGCCCGCAGCCCGAGGCCCCGCGCCGTCCACGTGATGCGCGCCCGGTCGTCGACCTCGGTGAGGCGGGGGCGGGTGTAGTAGTCGCGGCCCTTCGGGTCGCGGAGGTGCAGGTCGAGGCGTGTGCCGGGTTCCAGCGGCCCGTCGACCTCGGCGGTGAGGCAGTGGGGGTTCCACCCCGGCCAGTCGGCGAAGGCGGTCCAGCGGTCCCAGACGGCGGCGGGCGTCGCCGGCGCCACCACCGTCACCACGACGCCCACGTCTAGAGGCGGGAGGCGCCCTCGGCGCGGATCAGGGCCTCCATGGCCGCGCGGCCGACGAGGAGGTCGCTCTGGCTGGGCTCACGGGTCGCGAACCCCGACTGCATGGCGTGGCCGACGCCGTGCACGAGCCGCGAGACGGGGTGCTCGGGGCGGCGCGCCGAGAACGAGAAGACCTCGACGGCGGCGCCGATGCTGAGCGCCGACATGGCGGTGCGGACACCGAACGTCGGGCGGCGCACCAGCTTGCGGGTGACGGTGTTGCCGATCACGGTCGAGACCACGAGCGGCAGGATCAGGTTGCTCCCGCAGCGCTCGTGCTCCTTCGCGTGGCCCTCGGCGTTGGCGACCTCGTCGGCCCCGCCGGCCTCGTACGCGGCGATGCTCTTGTGCTCCACGGCGTGCCAGATCGCTGCCCGGGAGCCGCGCAGGGTGAGCACGGCGGGGGCGAGGCCGGCGACGGCGCCGACGATCTCCTGCGCGAGGATCGACCGCAGCCGGCGCCGGGCGACGGCGGCCACGACGGTCGCGCCGACGGCGGCGCCCACCGTCGCCCGGTCCTCCATCGCGAACCGCGCCTGCGGCAGCCCGCGCCGGACGGCGGGCAGCACCGCGAACGCCTCGCCGAGCCGCACCAGGCCGCGGGCGACGGGCATGTCGGTGAGCCGGCCGGCGCGGAACAGCTGCTTGCGGCCCGACGCGACGACCATGCGCCCGTCGTCGTCGCGCACCGCCGCCGCCCAGTGGCTCGGGCCGTGGACGAGGAGGCCGTTGGCGAGCGCCATGCCGCCGAGCCGGTTGCCGCGCGGGGGATCAGCCATGCGGGTCAGGGTAGCGGGACGGGGCCGGGGGCGACGCCCGCGGCCCCGCCGCCGTCGCCGGCGACCGCCTCCGCCTCGATCTCGACGCGCCAGCGGGGGTCGAGGAGGGCGGCGACGACGACCATCGTCGCGGCGGGCCGCGCCGCGCCGAGCACGCGGCCGTGCACCTCGGAGACCGCGTCGGCGTCGCCGGGGTCGGTGAGGTAGACGCGGGTCCGGACGACGTCGTCGAGGCCCGCCCCGGCGGCGGCGAGGGCCTCCGCGATGATCGTGAGGCACCTCTCGGCCTGGGCCCCCGCGCCCGCGGGGCACCCGCCGTCCGGCAGCACCGGGGCCGTCCCCGACACCAGCACGCGGTCGCCGACCCGCACGGCCCGGCTGAACCCGATCGACTCCTCGAACGGCGACCCCGACGCGACGCGCAGGCGGCCCGGGCGGCTCACGGGACCCGGCGCCGCGCCTCCTGCCGGCGCTCCGCCGCGAGGCGCCCCGCGGCGGGGTCGCTCGCATCGACGAACGACATCATCCCGGCGATCGCCCGGTGGCCCGCGACCTCGGCGATCTGCCGGTGCATCTCCCGCGCGACCCAGCGGTACGACTCGTGGCCCTGCGGCTGGCTGCGCAGCTCGATCAGGTGCATCGCCTCGCGTGCGTTCATGACCATCGTGAAGCGGATCCGGTGGGCGAGGGTGACGGCGTAGGGGGCGTGCGCCGGCAGCTCCGCGGCGAGCGCGTCGTGCAGGGCGGTGCACGACGCCTGCACGGCGGCGTAGTCGGCGGCGACGCCGGCGGCGACGACCGCGTCGGGCACGTCGTACCCGAGCCGCGGGGTGAGGGGCTGCGCCTGCAGGCTGAGCATGCGGTGCCGCTGCAGGTCGCGGTACGCGCCGTAGTCGCAGACGACCTCGAAGGCGTAGGTGGTCGCCTCGAGCCCGCGCCCGGGACGCTGGCGGCGGTCGCCGCGCTCCCCGGCCCACGCCCGCAGGGCGTCGGCCCGGGCGGCGGGGTCCATCGCGGCGACCGCGTCGCGGACGTCGGCGAGGCCGCGCCCCGACGACGGCCAGAGGGCGTGGGCGAGCACGCGCTCCTCGCCGTCGGGGTCGAAGTCGACGAGGTGCACCTCGGGGCCGCGCGGGGCGGCGGACGGCGGCGGCCCGAGCCGGGCGGCGAGCGCCTCGGCCGCCCGGTCGCCCGTGGCCATGTACGCGCCGGTCGCCCCGCCCCGGTCGGGGCGGTCGACCCGGGTGAGGAACGCGGGGATCACCTTGCGCAGCTCCCGCAGCATCGCCGTCGCGCAGTCCCGCGCCTCCGGCAGGGGGTGGGCGGCGAGGCGGATCAGCATCGCCTCGTACGCCTGCCCCGACGCGTAGATGCCGACGTTGGCGGTCGTCGCCGCGGGCAGCAGGCCGCGCAGCAGGTCGAGGGCCCGGGCCCGGACGGCGCGTTCGCGGGCCGCGGCGGGCGTGCCCGGCTCCTCCGGCACCTCGGCCCCCACGTGCTCCACCAGGCGCGGCAGCAGCGCGGCGTACCCCGCGAAGGCGGCGTCGAGGGTGCCGACGTAGGCGGGGCCGAGGTCGGGGTGGCCGAGCACCGCCGCGGGGCGGTGGTAGCGGTACGCCCCGCCGGGGCGGTCGGTGAAGGCGATGTAGCGGGTGGACTGCTCGAGGTAGCTCGCGAGGCGGCCCCACTGCAGCACCTTCGTCAGGACGTTCGAGGTGCCCTCGACGGCGACGTGGGCCCCCCCGAGCTGCGCGACCGAGTCATCGCCGTACTCGGCGAGCACCCGTTCGTAGAGGGCGTCGGCGCGCTCCTCGCCGACCCGGGGCGGGCCCCCGCCG
Proteins encoded in this region:
- a CDS encoding DUF1775 domain-containing protein, which encodes MSRLVRALLATAALLAVAAPAAAHVDVLPTTVTQGEATEFTARVPSERDLPTTRVRLDVPEQVTVYSLGEPPRGWDVTPIRGADGRIRSIVWGGGSIPPERYADFTFLGTAFGEGEAVWPARQTYADGQVKPWTGPPETEGAVESGPGDPGPAARVTIAAEGAAPATGGSTSSSSSSSSDDSGVGIWLGVIAIAIAALAMLAVGFLWSTRPLTLPGDEEPPR
- a CDS encoding RidA family protein, which encodes MSRPGRLRVASGSPFEESIGFSRAVRVGDRVLVSGTAPVLPDGGCPAGAGAQAERCLTIIAEALAAAGAGLDDVVRTRVYLTDPGDADAVSEVHGRVLGAARPAATMVVVAALLDPRWRVEIEAEAVAGDGGGAAGVAPGPVPLP
- a CDS encoding VOC family protein: MNPIPGLGPIHHVGYVVADLDAALAEMSRAFPLTVVVREVMEAQGVEALLADGGSGGAVELIRPLDPEGAIARFLASRGPGFHHVAFEVPDVDAALADLAARGAEVIDTAGRRGLGGHVVGFVHPRSTLGVLTELVQAGHGAAG
- a CDS encoding SRPBCC family protein, which encodes MGVVVTVVAPATPAAVWDRWTAFADWPGWNPHCLTAEVDGPLEPGTRLDLHLRDPKGRDYYTRPRLTEVDDRARITWTARGLGLRARTTTILSPEPDGTRISLESDAAGPMAFTYRIALSERVQALMYVAMLDALTDSLRP
- the ychF gene encoding redox-regulated ATPase YchF, with amino-acid sequence MDLGLVGRANAGKTALFALVTGADAEIAPYPFTTREPARAMADVPDPRLQAIADAQDIPRRVPAQVQLVDIAGLAAGAGQGEGLGGAALGQLRQADALLHVVRAFANAEVPHPEERVDPVADAEAVDLELAIADREQVERRLDKVRKGARAGEKGAVAELPALERIAEALDAGRPARLVGDDDALAIALDMGLLTAKPVLYIANTDDQLEPPEGLAAHAAAQGAQALALPVGTELELAGMDPEEAAEFAREMELGETRGADAVVAGAYRLLDLVTFFTGSGPPEARAWPITRGTAAAQAAGKIHSDLERGFIRAEVVGWEDLVAAGSWSRAREAATLRMEGKDYIVQEGDVIQVRFNV
- a CDS encoding FAD-dependent thymidylate synthase, producing MAPYVTDTIGPVFALTGLPEVVKGALFARYSRSPKSLRRLLVDEFLPGDGAVPGGGPPRVGEERADALYERVLAEYGDDSVAQLGGAHVAVEGTSNVLTKVLQWGRLASYLEQSTRYIAFTDRPGGAYRYHRPAAVLGHPDLGPAYVGTLDAAFAGYAALLPRLVEHVGAEVPEEPGTPAAARERAVRARALDLLRGLLPAATTANVGIYASGQAYEAMLIRLAAHPLPEARDCATAMLRELRKVIPAFLTRVDRPDRGGATGAYMATGDRAAEALAARLGPPPSAAPRGPEVHLVDFDPDGEERVLAHALWPSSGRGLADVRDAVAAMDPAARADALRAWAGERGDRRQRPGRGLEATTYAFEVVCDYGAYRDLQRHRMLSLQAQPLTPRLGYDVPDAVVAAGVAADYAAVQASCTALHDALAAELPAHAPYAVTLAHRIRFTMVMNAREAMHLIELRSQPQGHESYRWVAREMHRQIAEVAGHRAIAGMMSFVDASDPAAGRLAAERRQEARRRVP
- a CDS encoding DUF1385 domain-containing protein; its protein translation is MADPPRGNRLGGMALANGLLVHGPSHWAAAVRDDDGRMVVASGRKQLFRAGRLTDMPVARGLVRLGEAFAVLPAVRRGLPQARFAMEDRATVGAAVGATVVAAVARRRLRSILAQEIVGAVAGLAPAVLTLRGSRAAIWHAVEHKSIAAYEAGGADEVANAEGHAKEHERCGSNLILPLVVSTVIGNTVTRKLVRRPTFGVRTAMSALSIGAAVEVFSFSARRPEHPVSRLVHGVGHAMQSGFATREPSQSDLLVGRAAMEALIRAEGASRL